A section of the Candidatus Omnitrophota bacterium genome encodes:
- a CDS encoding PAS domain S-box protein → MKGKIVPFFPIVGIGASAGGLEASEDLLKNLSDKPGMAFVFIMHLSPNHKSLLPELFARTTKMPVKEIKNGMLIEVNHVYVKPPDTNLAIQGRKLILSKRSNNDFKHMPIDYFFRSLAEELGNRSIGVILSGTASDGTLGAEAIKAEGGIVFAQDEKSSRYSGMPQSAVVAGCVDFVLSPKKIVLELRRIVKHPFMSSVKIIKANKLALSQDKGFVSIFALLRQNFGLDFTHYKATTISRRISRRMLLLGLKNIKDYIKLLSDDKKELSNLYEDLLLKVTGFFRDEKAFEVLKKKVLPLILKNQAKNQQIRIWIPGCSTGEEVYSIAMCFVELIGDKSSTARIKIFATDVSEICINKARRGIYSENIKGAVSSERLKRFFSKQGNFYKISKNLRDMCIFSKQNVFSDPPFSNLDLISCRNLLIYFQPVLQKKAFHNFHYGLKPGGFLFLGSSESVGGYLNLFKPLDRKEKIFIKKYVSIGPELQLEERFYPLKKVEIKKSVSIKKEKETDFESLIEQAMLREYAPCGVLIDSDMEVVSFRGHTGSFLESAVGKPSHNVFKLVRDGLFLPLRAAITQARQTKHTVKKVAQDVKHNGHRRQVQITVIPIKYGIPKEEFFLVFFDEVIKTEEFRNLPKARSNDKNANLQKELLETKEYLQTVIEEQESANEEVKTANEEILSSNEELQSTNEELETAKEELQSANEELITSNEELQNRNAEVSLLNNDLVNLLSSINMPVVMMGTDLSIRRITPQAEKVLNVASSDIGKPITSIKLNINIPDLENMLLEVVDTFHSKSLQIKSKDMRWYSVYIRPYRTLDNKIDGVVMIFVDITDRKYVEDELARVKEREYRALVENLPQMIFLKDINSNYISCNENFAKNLKIKPKDIFGKTDFDFFPKELADKYKADDQRVMSAGKTEEIEEKYIQEGKEVFVHTLKAPLKDDHGNVIGLFGLFWDITELKQAEEALRLSESKVRAIFDQSFQFIGLMTLDGVLIEANNTAMQFAGIKKSDCLGKFFWDTPWWTHSAEMQNKLRKAITKAASGESVSFEATNIAADKNLHYIDFSLKPVKDKNGKVTFLVPEGRDITDRKKSEIALRESEEKFRTIFDNAVDGIILADKVSQKFFLANNAICKMLGYSNEEIKDLTVMDIHPEKDISYVIEQFKKQAKGEISLAREIPVKRKDGSIFYADINSSPIVISGKEYLMGFFHDVTELKLAEEDRRRVMDEKTSSELRTKFTSMVSHELRSPLTVIKEGINLVIEGLTGSINPEQKELLETAKNNIDRLGRLINNVLDFQKIEAGKMVFNIRIDDINNVVLEIHKSMDLIAKEKNLFFILDLDNNVPKIRFDRDRIIQVITNLVSNAIKYTEKGSIKISTKYVNNSVIVAVQDTGPGVDAKDLNRLFHAFEQLDSPRDKKKGGTGLGLAISKDIILAHKGKIWADSELGKGATFYFALPVKERRG, encoded by the coding sequence ATGAAAGGTAAAATAGTGCCGTTTTTTCCAATAGTTGGCATTGGGGCATCTGCAGGAGGGCTTGAAGCCTCCGAAGATTTACTAAAGAATCTTTCTGATAAACCGGGAATGGCGTTTGTCTTTATTATGCATTTATCTCCGAATCATAAAAGTCTGTTGCCGGAATTGTTTGCCCGGACAACAAAAATGCCGGTAAAAGAAATAAAAAACGGTATGCTTATTGAAGTTAATCATGTTTATGTGAAGCCTCCGGATACAAATCTTGCTATCCAAGGCAGAAAATTAATACTTAGCAAGAGGAGCAATAATGATTTTAAGCATATGCCTATAGATTATTTCTTCCGTTCTTTGGCAGAGGAGTTAGGCAATAGGAGCATTGGAGTTATTCTTTCAGGGACAGCTTCAGATGGTACTCTGGGAGCCGAAGCCATAAAAGCTGAAGGTGGTATTGTTTTTGCTCAGGATGAGAAAAGCTCAAGATATAGCGGAATGCCGCAAAGTGCTGTTGTTGCCGGATGCGTTGATTTTGTCCTTTCGCCCAAAAAAATAGTCCTTGAGCTAAGGCGTATAGTAAAGCATCCTTTTATGTCGTCCGTTAAAATTATTAAAGCAAATAAATTAGCTTTGTCGCAAGATAAAGGTTTTGTAAGTATTTTTGCCTTATTACGCCAAAACTTTGGCCTTGATTTTACACATTATAAAGCCACTACTATTAGTAGGAGAATATCGCGCAGGATGCTTTTATTAGGGCTAAAGAATATTAAAGATTACATAAAGTTACTAAGTGATGATAAAAAAGAGTTAAGTAATCTTTACGAAGACTTATTGTTGAAGGTTACCGGATTTTTTAGGGATGAGAAAGCCTTTGAAGTATTAAAGAAAAAGGTATTGCCGTTAATCCTTAAAAATCAGGCAAAAAATCAACAGATAAGAATTTGGATTCCGGGTTGTTCTACGGGAGAGGAAGTTTATTCAATTGCTATGTGTTTTGTGGAGTTGATTGGGGATAAATCAAGCACGGCAAGAATCAAGATTTTTGCTACTGATGTAAGCGAAATTTGTATTAATAAGGCACGCCGCGGTATCTATAGCGAAAACATAAAAGGCGCAGTTAGCTCTGAGCGCTTAAAACGTTTTTTTTCTAAACAAGGCAATTTTTATAAGATCTCAAAGAACTTGAGAGATATGTGTATCTTTTCTAAACAGAATGTCTTTAGCGACCCTCCTTTTTCAAATTTAGACCTTATTAGTTGTAGGAACCTACTAATATATTTCCAGCCGGTTTTACAGAAAAAAGCTTTCCATAATTTTCATTATGGCTTAAAGCCCGGAGGTTTTCTTTTCCTGGGAAGCTCAGAATCGGTGGGAGGCTATTTAAATTTATTTAAGCCGTTGGATAGGAAAGAGAAAATTTTTATAAAAAAATATGTATCAATAGGGCCTGAGCTTCAATTGGAGGAAAGATTTTATCCGCTAAAGAAAGTCGAAATTAAGAAAAGCGTTAGCATTAAGAAAGAAAAAGAAACTGATTTCGAGAGCTTAATAGAACAGGCAATGCTTAGAGAGTATGCTCCTTGCGGGGTGCTGATAGATAGCGATATGGAAGTTGTTTCTTTCCGCGGACACACTGGTAGTTTCCTTGAGTCAGCGGTAGGTAAGCCAAGCCATAATGTATTTAAGCTGGTGCGAGATGGACTGTTTTTACCTTTACGAGCTGCAATCACACAGGCAAGGCAAACAAAGCATACAGTAAAAAAAGTAGCGCAGGATGTAAAACATAATGGCCATAGGAGGCAAGTTCAGATAACTGTTATTCCTATAAAATATGGAATTCCAAAAGAAGAATTTTTCCTGGTGTTCTTTGATGAGGTTATTAAAACTGAAGAGTTTAGGAATTTGCCAAAAGCGCGTAGCAATGATAAAAACGCAAACCTGCAAAAAGAGCTTCTGGAAACAAAAGAATACCTTCAGACAGTTATAGAAGAACAAGAGAGCGCTAATGAAGAAGTAAAAACCGCAAATGAAGAAATATTATCAAGTAATGAAGAATTGCAAAGCACTAATGAGGAGCTGGAAACTGCTAAAGAGGAATTGCAGTCTGCGAATGAAGAGTTGATTACTTCTAACGAGGAACTGCAGAATCGTAACGCCGAAGTTTCTTTATTAAATAATGATTTAGTAAATTTGCTTAGCAGTATCAATATGCCGGTAGTAATGATGGGGACAGACTTGTCAATTCGCAGGATAACCCCTCAGGCAGAGAAGGTGCTTAATGTAGCCTCTTCTGATATCGGCAAGCCGATTACAAGTATTAAACTTAATATAAATATCCCTGATTTAGAAAATATGCTTTTAGAAGTTGTAGATACTTTCCATTCTAAATCCCTTCAGATAAAAAGCAAAGATATGCGTTGGTATTCGGTATATATAAGGCCGTATCGTACCTTAGATAATAAGATTGATGGCGTAGTTATGATTTTTGTTGATATTACAGACCGTAAGTATGTCGAGGATGAATTGGCCCGCGTAAAGGAGCGGGAATACAGGGCGCTTGTTGAAAATTTACCTCAAATGATATTTCTTAAAGACATAAATTCAAATTACATATCTTGTAACGAAAATTTCGCAAAAAATTTGAAGATTAAGCCAAAGGATATTTTTGGGAAGACAGATTTTGATTTTTTCCCAAAAGAATTAGCTGATAAATACAAAGCAGATGACCAGCGGGTTATGTCAGCTGGCAAAACAGAGGAAATTGAAGAAAAATACATTCAGGAAGGCAAAGAGGTTTTTGTTCATACTCTTAAAGCACCTCTTAAAGATGATCATGGTAATGTTATAGGATTATTTGGGCTTTTTTGGGATATAACTGAGCTTAAGCAGGCAGAAGAGGCATTGCGTTTAAGCGAAAGCAAGGTTCGCGCTATTTTTGACCAGTCTTTTCAGTTTATCGGCTTGATGACACTCGATGGCGTACTTATTGAGGCAAATAATACTGCGATGCAGTTTGCCGGAATTAAGAAATCTGATTGTTTAGGGAAGTTTTTTTGGGATACCCCTTGGTGGACACATTCGGCAGAAATGCAGAATAAATTACGCAAGGCAATAACAAAAGCCGCAAGTGGAGAATCTGTAAGTTTTGAGGCAACTAATATTGCTGCTGATAAAAACCTTCATTATATAGATTTTTCGCTTAAGCCCGTTAAGGATAAGAATGGTAAAGTAACTTTTCTTGTTCCTGAAGGAAGAGATATTACTGATCGTAAAAAAAGCGAAATAGCCTTAAGGGAATCCGAAGAAAAGTTTAGAACCATATTTGATAATGCTGTGGATGGGATTATTTTAGCCGATAAGGTTAGCCAGAAGTTCTTTTTGGCTAATAATGCAATTTGTAAGATGCTTGGTTATAGCAATGAGGAAATCAAAGATTTGACTGTTATGGATATTCATCCTGAAAAGGATATTTCTTATGTTATTGAGCAATTTAAGAAGCAGGCAAAAGGAGAAATTTCTTTGGCACGGGAAATACCGGTAAAAAGAAAAGATGGAAGTATTTTTTATGCCGATATAAATTCTTCACCTATCGTAATTTCCGGCAAGGAATATCTTATGGGATTTTTTCATGATGTCACTGAATTGAAGCTGGCAGAGGAAGATAGAAGGCGCGTAATGGATGAAAAAACTTCCTCCGAACTAAGAACAAAGTTTACCTCTATGGTTTCTCATGAATTGAGAAGCCCGCTTACGGTTATTAAGGAAGGTATCAACTTGGTTATTGAAGGGCTAACAGGAAGCATTAATCCTGAACAGAAAGAACTGCTTGAAACTGCCAAAAATAATATTGATAGGCTGGGAAGGCTGATTAATAATGTATTGGATTTTCAGAAAATAGAAGCTGGAAAAATGGTGTTTAATATTCGGATAGATGATATTAATAATGTCGTATTAGAAATTCATAAAAGCATGGATTTAATAGCAAAAGAAAAAAACTTGTTTTTTATCTTGGATTTAGATAATAATGTGCCAAAGATAAGGTTTGATAGGGATAGAATTATTCAGGTTATTACTAATTTGGTGAGCAATGCTATTAAATATACTGAAAAAGGAAGTATTAAGATTAGCACTAAGTATGTAAACAACTCGGTAATTGTAGCGGTCCAGGATACCGGGCCGGGTGTTGATGCTAAAGATTTGAATAGGCTTTTTCATGCTTTTGAGCAGTTGGATAGCCCGAGGGATAAGAAAAAAGGCGGCACAGGCTTAGGATTAGCAATTTCAAAAGATATAATTTTAGCGCATAAAGGAAAAATCTGGGCGGATTCTGAGCTTGGCAAAGGGGCTACATTTTATTTTGCTTTGCCTGTTAAAGAGCGCAGAGGTTAA
- a CDS encoding response regulator, whose product MRKKIIIIDDEPDVLRVLEIRLKKSGYEVFTGLNGQEALNLAHQIKPDLIILDVYLPLINGDEVAKILKNDLKLKHIAIILISATTQSLAQKTKESGADGFLVKPFESVELIEMIEKALK is encoded by the coding sequence ATGAGAAAGAAGATTATAATTATTGATGATGAGCCTGATGTCCTTAGGGTTTTAGAAATCAGGCTTAAAAAATCAGGTTATGAAGTTTTTACCGGTTTAAACGGACAGGAGGCTTTAAATTTAGCGCACCAAATTAAGCCGGATTTGATAATCCTTGATGTGTATTTACCTCTAATAAATGGTGATGAGGTAGCTAAAATATTGAAAAATGATTTAAAGCTAAAACATATAGCTATAATTTTAATCTCTGCTACTACCCAGTCTCTTGCCCAAAAAACTAAAGAAAGCGGAGCTGATGGGTTTCTTGTTAAGCCTTTTGAGTCGGTTGAGTTAATTGAAATGATAGAGAAAGCTCTTAAATGA